The genomic interval ATCTTCGGTTTTACCGACTGGTTAAGTTGTTCCAAGAACCCACAATTGCCCTGGTGTAAAAAATGACCACACGCATTTTGCTTGTCGATGACGACCGCGACATCCGTGGCGCTTTTCCTGTGTACTTCTCCACCACCGACGATCTGAAGGTCGTGGACGCAGCCACCACAGGACGGCAAGCCCTGCACTGGCTGGACACCAACGAATGTGATCTTGTCTTATCCGATATTCACATGCCGGACATCAACGGCATTGAACTGCTCCAACACATCCAGAATCTTAAGCATCCACCCCTGTTCGTCGGCATGACCGCCTTCGACACTGATGACACGATGCTCAAGTGCTTAAGCTTGGGTGCAGTGGGTTACATCATCAAAGGACAAGCCCCAAAATCAATCATCCACTCCCTCCGCGACGCAACACACGGGGGAACAGCACTGTCACCAGACTGCCTCAGCCGCCTCATTGGCATCAAAGCCTCAAACGGAAACCAATACGCACTTTACGCACCGAAGATTAACGACCGTGAACAAGCTATCTTGTCCCTAATATGCGAGGGAAAAACAAACAGAGAAATCGGCAAATCGATGAACTTGGCCGAGGTCACGGTTAGAAAAGCAACTTCGACACTATTTCATCGCTTCTCTGCCAAAAATCGCGTAGATCTTGCCGTCAAGTACCAAGCAGTCAAAGACATGTATCAGCGCTAGCCTGTGCTCCGTCGTGCGATTATCCCCAGATAATCCATCAGCCCTCAGAAAACTCACCTACCACTTACCCTTTGAGGGGTATCGCATCCGATACGAAAGAAGCGCAGCCATTCCGAATATAGAGACCGCCTTTTAGATTTAAAAATGTTCATCATGAACCTCATAATTTCACAAATCAAAGAAGCGAAAGCTTCTATCTGAAAGGCTGAACCCTATGAAGACCAAGCGCCAGAGCATTGTCGCAGCAATGCTAGCCCTGACCATGTCTTTTTCCGCAACTGCTGCCGCTACACCATTGGACACAGACGACAGCGTTGACAATATTCAGGCCACATCCGAAGATCTCCAGCTACCCACCGAATCCGAGATTCAAGAGCTGCGAGGCAACATGGAAGCACGAGGCATCAACGCTGAGACTCAGGATGCGTTGATTGAAAAAATCCTCAATGGACAGCTTCCCGATTCGGATAATCTTAATGTCGATCCCATTGACATATCCGAATCTCCAAATGACGAGAACACTCAAGTGCTGACTTTCCCCGATGGATCAGTCGCGTACACTTCCATCGGAAAAGCGAACTCAGACCAGATTCAGCTTAGGAGTGTTCGGAGCAGCGAATGTAATCGCTACTGGTACAACAGCGGTTGGGAAAGATGGGATAATTGCCGGATCGAATACAGTGGCATCGCATTCCGCTACGGATTCCTCGCACACTTATCTCTCCCGCATGATTCTAACGGCAGAGGGATTATCCGACACGTATGGCAGCCAACAGTATGGAAGTCCTGGGGGCACACAGTACAGAGCAGTCAGGTATCGATCATTCAGGGTTGGGAGGATAAAAAAACTAACTACCCAGCGAAAGCTCAAATGACCGCAACCCTACAGGTGGCCAAGATTTTCTCGACAAAGACTATTGGACTTACCTTGGAAATCAGAGGTCGCAGCGTTTCAATTACCCCACAAATGTAGAGTGATAAGCAATCCATCAAACAAGGTACTAGGGGTGAGGCATAAAATATGGAAATAAACTCGCCAATCATCACTCTCTATGATGCAGCCACAGCGGCGATCGTCCTAATCGGATTCGCGCTCCTATGTGTCAGCTTGTTTTTCCTCTTTAAGGAACGACTTGCTCCATCAGTCGCCATTGTATGGTTCTTCGTGACAGTGTTCCTACCTATAGTTGGACCATTAGCTTTCCTGCTTTACTTGAGTCAGAGTCACCGAAATCGCCAAAAAGAGTAGACGCATCTCTTTTGCAAAACAGATAGCTTAGCCGCAAGATCCTCTAAAACAATCTTGCGGCTAAGCTATCTGTTCTTTAAAGATGAACATGACGCCGTGTGCCCAATATCCAAACAGCGAGCTACTTCCACCCTTGGGAACGCCTTCGTTTGATGTGATTCTGCGATAACCGTGGCGAGTTGGCCTCTTAGAAATAGATAGCCACGAACGTTATATGAACGCAGTTTATTTTCCCTAAGGGAACAATTGATCGCTACATATTAGGTGATAACTGTCGAGGCTTAGCGGGACACACGCACCCTCAACTCTCTGAGAATGTCTAGGCTGATGCTAACTTTTGGTTAATTAGCGCATTGAACGAGATGCCCTCTGATTTAGCGACGATAACCAGCCGACGATGCAGCGATGAGGATGTTCGGACATTGAATTTTCCGGAGTAGCTGCGGCTACGTAGCGGCTCAGGGACGATTTCACCGTTGGCTTCCATATCGCCAACGACCTCAGAAACAGGGTCAAGCAAGCCACACTCAGCCTGCTGCCGATCTGCATCCAACCACGACAATGAAGGAAACTCAACTACCGTCGCGACATACTCACCGTCTCCTTCCGACCATGACACTTGGTAGGTGTAGGCCAAAGAAACATATTGGGTGCCGCGGTCTGAGTGATGGAACAGACCTTCACAGGTTTTCGCTGCGTTGGTCGTCAGTAGGGCTTGCTCCAGGGCCTGCATCGGTAGGTCCTGGGTGCGCAGACTGGAAACTACCGACCAGCCCACGATCCTTCGTGAATACACATCCGTGATGAACGCGGTGTAAGCGAAGCCTGTAGCGATACGGACATACGTGATGTCCGCTACCCACACCCGGTGCGGAGCATCGGCACGGAAGTTCCGCTGCACCAAATCAGGACGATGATCCGGCACCGCGGCTGGTGTTGTCGTAACCAC from Corynebacterium ulcerans carries:
- a CDS encoding response regulator transcription factor, with amino-acid sequence MTTRILLVDDDRDIRGAFPVYFSTTDDLKVVDAATTGRQALHWLDTNECDLVLSDIHMPDINGIELLQHIQNLKHPPLFVGMTAFDTDDTMLKCLSLGAVGYIIKGQAPKSIIHSLRDATHGGTALSPDCLSRLIGIKASNGNQYALYAPKINDREQAILSLICEGKTNREIGKSMNLAEVTVRKATSTLFHRFSAKNRVDLAVKYQAVKDMYQR
- a CDS encoding type II toxin-antitoxin system HicB family antitoxin, giving the protein MSWSEGDGEYVATVVEFPSLSWLDADRQQAECGLLDPVSEVVGDMEANGEIVPEPLRSRSYSGKFNVRTSSSLHRRLVIVAKSEGISFNALINQKLASA